One part of the Dyadobacter sp. 676 genome encodes these proteins:
- a CDS encoding family 78 glycoside hydrolase catalytic domain: protein MKTNMLSAMLALGAAWAQAKGLVPGYLRCEYKESPVTDVVRPRLSWELTASENNQLQTAYQIIVASSVEKLTENAADFWNSGKRPGRATAQIEYGGKPLSSRTVCYWKVRSWDRNGVAGEWSKPSQWEMGLLDKPEWKAQWIGLDLDHLGKGKVYHLPPAPYLRKDIILRTGIKKARLYATALGLYEFSINGKKAGDAFLTPGWTDYDKRAYYQVYDVTGDLKAGKNALASQLSYGWYAGYLGYSLLVGNPVVRAFYGNVPVLKAQLEVEYADGKKETFVTDQTWKASQGALLESDLLNGETYDARLEQAGWNLAGFDDAKWTNAQVFPDKAERKIQVYPGPPVKITQILKPVGHKNRGNGTYIFDMGQNYAGIVRLHVKGRAGDTIRLRFGEKLYPDGRLMTENLRMARATDTYILKGDPAGESWEPRFTFHGFQYVEVKGLNNAPVQQTLTGLVIGSDTPKVGTFETDNAMVNQLYSNIDWTQRANYIDIPTDCPQRDERIGWTGDAQVYVKSATFNRDVASFFTKWIVDLNDGQYESGAYPLYAPRPNLRKTDTFSPGWMEAGIICPYQIYRSYGDTRMIRDGWAHMVHFMDFLDARSKGTYLFKENAFADIDPKGGFGDWLSFGRKTPPDMLASFYYAYCADLMAEMAAAIGNMRDQQRFAEVGRKVRAAIRNHYVGQDGRFKCDSQAYGNGAGYVDGSLGFTGHTQTAYANAIYMGIVNGEDRRKAGVYLTALLKDNGNKLATGFLGAKPLLPALSATGHSDLAYRLFLSKEFPSWGFEVENGSTTIWERWDSYTKEDGFKYNAAMNSFSHYAFGAVCEWMFGNAAGIVMTKPGFETFDIRPEIAPDGLGSNGINHLKASLRTINGTIVSEWNKKDRKLTMKVSVPVNTLAHIYVPVGADTQVLVNGEQLSSSALVKAVGKEDSYRIVEAGSGNYEFTVSR, encoded by the coding sequence ATGAAAACGAATATGCTGTCGGCGATGCTGGCGCTGGGGGCCGCCTGGGCTCAGGCAAAAGGGCTGGTCCCTGGCTACCTTCGGTGCGAATACAAGGAATCACCGGTTACCGATGTCGTCCGACCGCGTCTGAGCTGGGAACTTACCGCATCCGAAAACAACCAGCTGCAAACGGCCTACCAAATCATCGTGGCTTCTTCGGTGGAAAAACTTACCGAAAATGCCGCCGATTTCTGGAATTCGGGAAAGCGGCCTGGTCGGGCAACGGCCCAGATCGAATATGGGGGAAAGCCTTTGTCGTCACGAACGGTTTGTTACTGGAAGGTGCGGAGCTGGGACAGGAACGGCGTTGCGGGCGAATGGAGCAAACCTTCGCAATGGGAAATGGGATTGCTGGACAAACCGGAATGGAAGGCACAATGGATCGGACTTGACCTGGATCATTTGGGAAAAGGCAAAGTGTACCATTTGCCGCCGGCGCCGTATCTGCGAAAAGACATTATACTGCGTACCGGCATCAAGAAAGCCCGGTTATATGCTACCGCGCTGGGTTTGTACGAGTTCAGCATTAACGGAAAAAAGGCAGGCGACGCCTTCCTGACGCCGGGCTGGACGGACTACGACAAGCGTGCTTATTATCAGGTTTACGATGTAACAGGCGATCTGAAAGCCGGGAAGAATGCATTGGCTTCGCAGCTTTCCTATGGATGGTATGCCGGCTACCTGGGTTATTCGCTGCTCGTCGGGAACCCTGTGGTACGGGCATTTTATGGAAACGTGCCCGTCCTGAAAGCGCAGCTCGAAGTGGAATATGCCGACGGTAAGAAGGAAACTTTCGTGACCGATCAGACCTGGAAAGCAAGCCAGGGCGCATTACTGGAATCGGACCTGCTGAACGGCGAAACTTACGACGCGCGCCTGGAACAGGCAGGCTGGAATCTGGCCGGTTTCGACGACGCGAAATGGACGAATGCCCAGGTGTTTCCCGACAAGGCGGAACGCAAAATACAGGTCTATCCCGGCCCGCCGGTTAAAATTACGCAGATATTGAAACCTGTGGGCCATAAAAACCGCGGCAATGGTACCTACATTTTTGATATGGGCCAAAACTACGCGGGCATTGTGCGCCTGCACGTGAAGGGCCGCGCAGGGGATACCATCCGGTTGCGATTCGGCGAAAAACTGTATCCCGACGGCCGCCTTATGACCGAAAACCTGCGCATGGCCCGGGCCACCGACACCTACATTCTGAAAGGCGACCCAGCAGGCGAGAGCTGGGAGCCCAGGTTTACCTTCCACGGGTTCCAATACGTGGAAGTAAAGGGGTTGAACAATGCGCCGGTGCAGCAGACATTGACAGGCCTTGTCATCGGTTCCGATACGCCGAAAGTAGGAACTTTTGAAACCGATAACGCGATGGTGAACCAGCTTTACAGCAATATCGACTGGACGCAACGCGCTAATTATATCGATATCCCCACCGACTGTCCGCAACGCGACGAGCGTATCGGGTGGACCGGTGACGCGCAGGTGTATGTGAAGTCGGCTACATTCAACCGCGATGTGGCTTCGTTCTTCACCAAATGGATCGTAGATCTTAACGATGGTCAGTATGAAAGCGGAGCATATCCCCTGTACGCCCCGCGCCCGAATCTCCGCAAAACCGATACTTTCTCGCCCGGCTGGATGGAAGCGGGCATTATTTGCCCATATCAGATTTACCGTTCTTACGGCGACACCCGCATGATCCGCGACGGCTGGGCCCATATGGTGCATTTCATGGATTTCCTCGATGCCAGAAGCAAAGGCACTTATCTTTTCAAGGAAAACGCTTTCGCCGACATCGACCCGAAAGGAGGCTTCGGCGACTGGCTTTCGTTCGGCAGGAAAACCCCGCCGGATATGCTCGCGTCGTTTTATTACGCATATTGCGCCGACCTGATGGCCGAAATGGCCGCGGCTATCGGCAATATGAGGGACCAGCAGCGATTTGCGGAAGTCGGCAGAAAAGTAAGAGCAGCGATCCGCAATCATTATGTAGGCCAGGATGGCCGTTTCAAATGCGACTCGCAGGCATATGGAAATGGCGCAGGGTACGTCGACGGCTCGCTTGGCTTTACGGGCCATACCCAAACGGCCTATGCCAACGCGATTTATATGGGTATTGTCAACGGAGAGGATCGCCGCAAAGCAGGCGTGTATCTGACCGCATTATTAAAAGATAATGGTAATAAACTCGCAACGGGTTTCCTCGGCGCCAAGCCGTTGCTGCCGGCGCTCTCGGCCACAGGCCATTCCGACCTGGCTTATCGATTATTCCTCAGCAAAGAATTCCCTTCCTGGGGGTTTGAAGTAGAAAACGGTTCCACGACCATCTGGGAGCGTTGGGACAGTTATACCAAAGAAGACGGCTTCAAATACAACGCAGCCATGAACTCGTTCAGCCATTACGCGTTCGGTGCTGTTTGTGAATGGATGTTCGGAAACGCAGCCGGTATCGTGATGACCAAACCCGGATTTGAAACATTCGATATTCGTCCCGAAATCGCGCCGGACGGCCTGGGCAGCAATGGCATCAACCACCTGAAAGCCTCTTTACGGACGATAAACGGTACGATCGTTTCTGAATGGAATAAGAAGGATCGTAAACTGACGATGAAAGTCTCCGTGCCCGTAAATACGCTCGCGCACATATATGTACCCGTAGGTGCGGATACGCAGGTGCTGGTAAATGGAGAGCAGCTATCTTCTTCCGCATTGGTAAAAGCTGTCGGAAAAGAAGATAGCTACCGTATTGTCGAGGCTGGCTCGGGCAACTACGAATTTACGGTGAGCAGGTAA
- a CDS encoding CpsB/CapC family capsule biosynthesis tyrosine phosphatase: MLNWLFEKKKKEDADLSVIGMDLHSHLIPGIDDGVETIEDSLAMLQKMYRLGYRKVYTTPHVMWDCYRNTPAIIREGIADVRVAAANAGLDMDIHAAAEYFIDEHFVELLNTGGELLTLPGNRLLVELPYSTKLMNTSETLFQIVAKGYRPVLAHPERYTYFYQDPSIFRKLCDQGCELQVNVLSLGNYYGENVHKMADWLLSNGLITFVGTDAHKPAHLDLINRTDKKGWLKKYKFQNLKLMDE, translated from the coding sequence ATGCTCAACTGGTTATTTGAAAAGAAGAAAAAAGAGGATGCAGACCTGTCCGTGATCGGGATGGACCTGCATTCCCACTTGATCCCGGGGATCGACGACGGCGTGGAGACCATCGAAGATTCCCTGGCGATGCTGCAGAAGATGTACAGGCTCGGTTATCGCAAGGTGTACACGACACCTCATGTGATGTGGGACTGCTACCGGAACACGCCGGCTATCATCCGCGAAGGGATCGCCGATGTGCGGGTGGCGGCAGCGAACGCCGGTCTCGATATGGACATTCACGCGGCAGCCGAATATTTTATCGACGAACATTTTGTGGAATTGCTCAATACAGGTGGCGAGTTGCTGACTTTACCAGGCAACCGCCTGCTGGTCGAACTGCCTTATTCGACGAAACTGATGAACACTTCCGAAACCTTGTTCCAGATCGTCGCCAAGGGTTACCGGCCCGTACTCGCACATCCCGAGCGTTATACGTATTTTTACCAGGACCCGTCGATTTTCAGGAAACTTTGCGACCAGGGATGTGAATTACAGGTGAATGTGCTCTCTCTCGGAAACTATTACGGAGAAAATGTGCATAAAATGGCCGACTGGCTGCTAAGCAACGGCCTGATAACTTTCGTCGGAACCGACGCGCACAAGCCGGCACATTTGGATTTAATTAATAGGACGGATAAAAAGGGATGGCTTAAAAAGTACAAGTTTCAAAACCTGAAACTGATGGACGAGTAG
- a CDS encoding polysaccharide biosynthesis tyrosine autokinase yields the protein MIDTKINGMQPSFLEEEEQEFNLREYINRYFRYWYLFPVFIVLALTGAFFYLQITQPVYSTKSSILIKEEKSIGGSQGDILTEMSSEFGGNKVVENELEILKSQTLMEQVVKELNLDVSYTSKEGLRTVNLYKRSPITLTAEVITPLGLEEPLTIHMVDSTHFRFNNEDKVFQVGQRFNNAWGAFVVNKGKDSEYKDIKVHFSDVKALAEAILGRLSITQPNIKSTVLELTYEDTDIQRSKDILNKLLDVYVQASLNDKNTEASNTLKFIENRLGLITEELGDVEKNVETYKTNAGITDISSESKLFLENIKENDAQLNEVNTKLSILESVDNYIQNAGEGAVAPATYMIDDPVLVSLLTRFNELELQRERYARTTTTKNPLLETINTQLEGTRQSIRENVQNLKRGMAVTKRNLENINNRFSAGLRAIPKKEREFVGIKRQQSIKEELYLYLLQKREETALGYAATVSDSRLIDAPVTTSQPIKPKRAFIWLGALAGGIAIPVLLINLLFMLNNTVQRREEIEKVTHSSILGEVGQMNTPAGAPADDNIIKMTSRTAVAEQFRALRTNLQYLGDGSCRILMFTSSIGGEGKSFVSVNLAASLAYSDKKVLLIGLDLRKPTLHERLSLPNKTGASNCLIGQGNYEDYIQQTDVHPKFHVLTSGPIPPNPSELLSNGRLPVMLAELRKEYDYILIDSPPFGLVTDSALIAEHVDATLYIVRFNYTLLDHLKRIGELHKARRFQNLSIIFNGVNYGIGYGYGYGYGGYGYGYYKEEKSEKGSRLKKLVGMN from the coding sequence ATGATCGATACTAAAATCAATGGAATGCAACCGTCCTTTTTGGAGGAAGAGGAGCAGGAATTTAATCTAAGGGAGTACATAAACCGGTATTTCAGATATTGGTATCTGTTCCCGGTGTTCATCGTCCTGGCACTTACGGGCGCGTTTTTCTACCTGCAGATCACACAGCCGGTTTACAGCACCAAATCCAGCATCCTGATCAAGGAGGAAAAAAGCATCGGCGGTTCGCAGGGCGATATCCTGACTGAAATGAGCTCCGAATTCGGAGGGAACAAGGTAGTGGAAAACGAGCTCGAAATCCTGAAATCGCAAACGCTAATGGAGCAGGTGGTGAAGGAGCTCAACCTGGACGTGTCCTATACCTCGAAAGAAGGTTTGCGGACGGTCAACCTGTACAAGCGAAGCCCTATCACACTGACCGCCGAAGTGATCACCCCACTTGGACTCGAAGAGCCGCTGACAATCCACATGGTCGACAGCACGCATTTCCGGTTCAATAACGAGGACAAGGTATTCCAGGTGGGCCAGCGTTTCAACAACGCGTGGGGCGCATTTGTGGTCAACAAAGGCAAAGACTCGGAGTATAAAGATATTAAAGTGCATTTCAGCGACGTGAAAGCGCTCGCGGAGGCAATACTCGGCCGGCTCTCGATCACCCAGCCGAACATCAAGAGTACCGTACTCGAACTGACTTACGAGGACACCGACATCCAGCGCTCGAAGGATATTCTCAATAAGCTGCTCGATGTGTATGTGCAGGCCTCGCTCAACGACAAGAACACCGAAGCGAGCAATACGCTGAAATTCATCGAGAACCGCCTTGGCCTGATCACCGAGGAACTAGGCGATGTGGAAAAGAATGTAGAGACTTATAAAACCAATGCGGGCATTACTGATATCAGCTCGGAGTCGAAGTTGTTTTTGGAAAATATCAAGGAAAACGACGCGCAGCTGAACGAGGTCAATACAAAGCTGAGTATTCTGGAAAGTGTCGACAACTACATCCAGAATGCAGGCGAAGGCGCCGTAGCCCCCGCTACTTATATGATCGACGACCCCGTGCTGGTGTCGCTGCTGACGCGTTTCAATGAGCTGGAACTTCAGCGTGAGCGCTATGCACGTACAACTACCACCAAAAACCCGCTGCTCGAAACGATCAATACGCAGCTGGAAGGTACACGCCAGTCGATCCGTGAAAACGTGCAGAACCTGAAACGCGGGATGGCCGTCACGAAGCGTAACCTCGAAAATATCAACAACCGCTTTTCGGCCGGCTTGCGTGCGATCCCTAAAAAAGAGCGTGAGTTTGTAGGGATCAAGCGCCAGCAATCGATCAAGGAAGAGCTTTATCTTTATCTTTTACAAAAAAGGGAAGAAACCGCACTGGGCTATGCCGCCACGGTTTCGGACAGCCGGCTGATCGACGCCCCTGTGACGACGTCCCAGCCGATCAAACCGAAACGTGCATTCATCTGGCTTGGAGCGCTTGCGGGCGGAATCGCCATTCCGGTATTGCTGATTAACCTCCTGTTCATGCTGAACAACACCGTACAGCGCCGCGAGGAAATCGAAAAAGTAACCCATTCGTCGATCCTCGGCGAGGTAGGGCAGATGAATACCCCGGCCGGGGCTCCTGCCGACGACAATATTATCAAAATGACCAGCCGCACGGCCGTTGCCGAACAGTTCCGAGCGCTGCGTACGAACTTGCAGTATCTGGGCGACGGCAGTTGCCGGATCCTGATGTTCACCTCGTCTATCGGCGGCGAGGGCAAGAGCTTCGTAAGTGTGAACCTGGCCGCGAGTCTGGCCTATTCGGACAAGAAGGTATTGCTGATCGGTCTCGATTTGCGCAAGCCTACACTGCACGAGCGCCTGTCGTTGCCGAATAAAACCGGTGCTTCGAACTGTCTGATCGGTCAGGGCAACTATGAGGATTACATTCAGCAAACGGATGTCCATCCTAAATTCCACGTTCTCACCAGCGGTCCTATTCCGCCGAACCCGTCGGAGCTTCTGAGCAACGGCCGCCTGCCGGTAATGCTTGCGGAGCTGCGTAAAGAGTACGATTACATCCTCATCGACTCGCCGCCGTTCGGTCTGGTAACCGACTCCGCGCTGATAGCCGAGCACGTGGATGCCACGTTGTATATCGTTCGTTTCAACTACACATTGCTCGACCACCTGAAACGCATTGGCGAACTCCATAAGGCACGCCGCTTCCAGAACCTGTCGATCATCTTCAATGGTGTGAATTACGGCATCGGTTACGGTTACGGCTACGGCTACGGTGGTTACGGCTACGGTTACTACAAGGAGGAAAAATCCGAAAAGGGCAGCCGCTTGAAGAAACTTGTGGGGATGAACTGA
- a CDS encoding polysaccharide biosynthesis/export family protein encodes MNTLQKSPVRYFLYSLVLGVFLISSVSSCISNKSIVYFQGDSLKYSAQEITQKYVPVIQPNDILSIVVGSLNAEANEIFNTPNSFTTATTNYSTTGGGARVQPLGYLVDSDGTIEMPMVGRVKIGGLRTIDAADTIRTRLLSYLKEPSVIVRNLNFKVSVLGEVARPSVYVIPDEKITLPEVLSLAGDLTIYGKRENVMLIREENGKREYARIDLTSRDVLNSPYYYLHKNDIIYVEPIKTKINATDRNVQLVPIITSIVAAIGTLGILIINITK; translated from the coding sequence ATGAATACACTGCAAAAATCACCCGTTCGTTATTTTTTGTACTCTCTTGTGCTGGGAGTCTTCCTGATCAGCTCTGTTTCGTCCTGTATTTCCAATAAGTCAATTGTATATTTTCAAGGTGACTCCCTGAAATACTCGGCCCAGGAAATTACCCAGAAATATGTTCCGGTTATTCAGCCCAACGACATCCTGTCGATCGTGGTCGGAAGCCTGAACGCCGAGGCAAACGAGATTTTCAATACTCCTAACTCGTTCACAACAGCCACTACAAACTATTCTACAACGGGCGGCGGCGCGCGCGTACAGCCATTAGGCTACCTGGTGGATTCCGATGGTACCATAGAAATGCCGATGGTAGGGCGCGTAAAAATCGGCGGCCTCCGTACGATCGATGCGGCCGATACCATTCGTACGCGCCTGCTTAGCTACCTTAAGGAACCCAGCGTGATCGTCCGTAACCTGAACTTCAAGGTGTCGGTATTGGGCGAGGTCGCCCGTCCGTCCGTATATGTGATCCCGGACGAGAAAATCACATTGCCTGAGGTGCTCAGTTTGGCCGGCGACCTTACCATCTACGGAAAGCGTGAAAATGTAATGCTCATCCGCGAGGAAAACGGCAAGCGCGAATATGCCCGAATTGACCTCACCAGCAGGGATGTCCTCAACTCTCCTTATTATTACCTCCACAAGAACGACATCATTTATGTCGAGCCTATCAAGACGAAGATCAACGCAACCGACAGGAACGTACAGCTGGTACCGATCATTACCTCGATCGTGGCGGCTATCGGTACACTCGGGATCCTGATCATCAATATCACCAAGTAG
- a CDS encoding T9SS type A sorting domain-containing protein, with protein sequence MRGVIRLLGPLCLLLIAGNSLHAQRRILFTDRQTFGRVSYPSTATITGNMVDGYVKVKGSNRFIFPVCDNSVYRPFAATADGTMGAYFSANPALGITSSHKGGNYPPLPAGAPFSATSKDANIGKVSAREYWDINGTTPTKITLSWHLESAMSSFAPGGNMSKVYIIGWNGSKWVKLASVIDPVSLFGGSSNISAGSMTTTTAIVPNSYVAYTFGADLSTAREMAPDADSTIALSGATEVQKPGYTSWDGGETAVYPNPVRDRFFVRGSRKARRISVLDGNGRAVISVNKAYDNGIDVNGIPAGIYVVNIEDDKGKTTSRKIIISK encoded by the coding sequence ATGAGAGGGGTTATACGATTGTTGGGGCCGCTGTGCCTGTTGCTGATCGCGGGAAACAGCCTGCATGCGCAAAGGCGGATACTGTTTACCGACCGCCAGACTTTCGGAAGGGTCAGTTATCCGAGTACAGCCACCATTACAGGCAACATGGTCGACGGTTATGTGAAAGTCAAGGGAAGTAACCGCTTTATCTTTCCTGTCTGCGACAATTCGGTGTACCGGCCATTTGCCGCCACCGCCGATGGTACCATGGGCGCATATTTTTCGGCCAATCCGGCCTTAGGTATAACAAGCAGCCACAAAGGCGGCAACTATCCGCCGCTCCCGGCCGGCGCCCCGTTTTCGGCGACGAGCAAAGATGCCAACATCGGTAAAGTGTCGGCACGCGAATACTGGGACATCAACGGAACCACGCCTACGAAGATCACCTTGTCGTGGCACCTGGAAAGCGCGATGTCGTCGTTCGCGCCCGGCGGCAATATGAGCAAGGTGTACATTATCGGCTGGAATGGTTCGAAATGGGTTAAACTGGCCTCGGTCATCGATCCCGTATCGTTGTTCGGGGGGAGTAGCAATATCAGCGCGGGCTCGATGACTACCACCACCGCCATCGTACCAAACAGTTACGTAGCCTATACCTTCGGAGCCGACCTGTCGACGGCGCGTGAAATGGCTCCCGACGCCGACAGCACCATTGCGTTGTCCGGTGCTACCGAGGTTCAGAAACCCGGGTACACCTCGTGGGACGGGGGCGAAACGGCTGTGTACCCGAATCCCGTCCGCGACCGTTTTTTTGTGCGCGGCAGCCGGAAGGCCCGCCGGATATCGGTTCTCGACGGTAACGGCCGCGCGGTAATCTCTGTCAACAAGGCTTATGACAATGGTATCGATGTGAACGGCATTCCAGCGGGGATTTACGTCGTGAACATCGAAGACGATAAAGGAAAAACTACTTCCCGCAAAATAATAATCAGCAAATAA
- a CDS encoding sugar transferase, with product MKNHYPGLLPKAHLWTDVALLNLSFFFAYVFRFDNSVATVFENQYVNLLLMANLVWIFTIYLFKTYRFTRLSYHFNTQITNLFKAVTVHGAIMMAFLYLSKQGEEYSRTQFLLTYGLFLVLGVTSRAASVLFLKLYRQAGYNYNRYGIVGKGDLATLIRDFYNDRKELGYRFSGSIDLSAYHNPIDELESMVKEKQLDYLYCCLSEMNDDQVREVIRLGERQRTQIRLVPDFRGFMTNMATIEYHDMYPIIQINTKPFSSLNEQTVKRAFDLIFSIIVMILGAPVFFLVWAAIKITSPGPVFFKQQRSGRWGEPFYIYKFRSMRVDADKMGLQHSKGDDDPRITPIGRILRKSRLDELPQFINVLKGEMSVVGPRPLYKYDVDMLMEAAPHDFQRLLTVKPGITSIGQINVGYADTVAKNVERLKYDLQYLKSYSVFDDVQLIFRTVQVMVLGRGQ from the coding sequence ATGAAAAATCACTATCCTGGGCTACTGCCTAAGGCTCACCTGTGGACGGACGTCGCTCTGCTGAATCTATCGTTCTTCTTCGCCTACGTCTTTCGTTTTGACAACAGTGTCGCGACGGTCTTCGAGAACCAGTACGTCAACCTGCTGCTGATGGCGAACCTGGTGTGGATATTCACCATTTATCTGTTCAAAACTTACCGGTTTACGAGACTTTCGTATCATTTCAATACGCAAATCACGAACCTGTTCAAGGCTGTTACGGTGCATGGGGCGATCATGATGGCATTTCTGTACCTGAGCAAACAGGGGGAAGAATATTCCAGAACGCAGTTCCTCCTTACTTACGGGTTGTTTCTGGTGCTCGGCGTAACGTCACGGGCCGCTTCGGTGCTCTTCCTGAAACTGTACCGCCAGGCCGGTTACAACTACAACCGCTACGGGATCGTCGGCAAGGGCGATCTGGCGACGCTGATCCGCGACTTTTATAACGACCGCAAAGAACTGGGTTACCGCTTTTCCGGCTCCATCGACCTGTCGGCCTACCATAACCCGATCGACGAGCTGGAATCGATGGTCAAGGAGAAGCAGCTCGATTATCTCTACTGCTGCCTTTCCGAAATGAACGACGACCAGGTACGCGAAGTGATCCGCCTCGGCGAACGCCAGCGTACGCAGATCCGCCTCGTGCCGGATTTCCGCGGATTCATGACCAACATGGCGACCATCGAATACCACGACATGTACCCGATCATCCAGATCAACACCAAACCGTTTTCGAGCCTGAACGAACAGACCGTAAAGCGTGCATTCGACCTGATTTTTTCCATAATCGTCATGATCCTCGGCGCGCCGGTGTTCTTCCTCGTCTGGGCGGCAATCAAGATCACCTCTCCGGGGCCGGTATTCTTCAAACAGCAGCGGTCAGGCCGCTGGGGCGAGCCGTTTTATATTTACAAGTTCCGCAGCATGCGGGTCGATGCCGATAAAATGGGCCTGCAACATTCCAAAGGTGACGACGACCCGCGCATCACGCCGATCGGCCGCATTCTCCGCAAGTCGCGCCTCGACGAGCTCCCGCAGTTCATCAATGTGCTGAAAGGGGAAATGTCGGTGGTAGGCCCGCGCCCTCTTTATAAATATGATGTGGATATGCTGATGGAAGCCGCGCCGCATGATTTTCAGCGCCTGCTGACTGTAAAACCGGGCATTACCTCAATCGGCCAGATCAACGTGGGCTATGCCGATACGGTAGCCAAGAATGTCGAACGTCTCAAATATGATCTCCAGTATCTTAAATCATACAGTGTTTTTGATGATGTCCAGCTGATTTTCAGAACTGTCCAAGTCATGGTTCTTGGACGCGGGCAATAG